Proteins from a genomic interval of Pseudomonas sp. RC10:
- a CDS encoding methyl-accepting chemotaxis protein: MSKSLRLQILALLGGSLALVLLIALACFQFLSSNVHAYRGLLDGPLQASQRVDQANLQFKIQVQEWKNVLLRGKQPADRDKFWGQFEEQERLVQTTLGQLSGMAGLDATSKAQVDKLRDEHRALGVAYRKGRDAFVAAGGDPVAGDQAVKGVDRAASEQMSELVGNLRTLSDEQSKVISSTADRTILIGTLVMLASALLVGVLALWMVNRNIVGPISLLIEYVAQLSHGRFSDRVSVTRQDELGRLAVAANTLRDFLADTFTRLKRSTTDLDSAGGELKAIASLMAQGTHEQFERTDQVATAMTEMSATAQEVARHAAQAAHAADEADRSSQDGGKVMSATITAITQMRTEISNTADVIRRLESDSGRIGKVLEVIRGIAEQTNLLALNAAIEAARAGDAGRGFAVVADEVRTLAQRTAASTAEINQIINSVQTGAIDAAQAIESGQARSQESVDQVALASSSLTRITTAVEAIRDMNRQIATAAEEQTSVAEDISRNLTEITAIATTNQSNVQRTQTASQDLHELSVGLNDVISRLSA, translated from the coding sequence ATGTCCAAATCCCTGAGATTGCAGATCCTGGCGCTGCTCGGCGGCAGCCTGGCGTTGGTGCTGCTGATCGCACTGGCCTGTTTCCAGTTCCTCTCCAGCAACGTTCACGCGTACCGCGGCCTTTTGGACGGTCCGCTGCAGGCCTCGCAACGGGTCGATCAGGCCAACCTTCAATTCAAGATTCAGGTTCAGGAATGGAAAAACGTTCTGCTGCGCGGCAAACAGCCTGCGGACCGGGACAAGTTCTGGGGCCAGTTCGAGGAGCAGGAGCGTCTGGTGCAGACCACGCTGGGTCAGCTCAGCGGGATGGCCGGTCTGGATGCGACGAGCAAGGCCCAGGTCGACAAGCTGCGTGACGAGCACCGTGCGCTGGGCGTGGCTTATCGCAAGGGCCGCGACGCGTTCGTCGCGGCGGGCGGCGATCCGGTGGCCGGTGATCAGGCGGTGAAGGGCGTGGACCGTGCCGCCAGCGAGCAGATGAGCGAACTGGTGGGCAACCTGCGCACCCTCAGTGACGAGCAATCGAAGGTGATCAGCAGCACGGCCGATCGGACCATTCTCATAGGCACCCTCGTCATGCTGGCGTCGGCGTTGCTGGTCGGTGTCTTGGCGTTGTGGATGGTCAACCGCAACATCGTCGGTCCGATCAGCCTGTTGATCGAATACGTGGCGCAACTGAGCCACGGGCGCTTCAGCGACCGGGTCAGCGTGACCCGTCAGGACGAACTCGGCCGTCTGGCGGTGGCGGCGAACACCTTGCGCGATTTCCTCGCGGACACCTTCACCCGTCTGAAACGCAGCACCACCGACCTGGACAGCGCGGGCGGTGAGTTGAAAGCCATTGCGTCGCTGATGGCTCAAGGCACTCACGAGCAGTTCGAACGCACCGATCAGGTGGCCACGGCGATGACCGAGATGTCGGCCACGGCCCAGGAAGTTGCGCGCCATGCGGCACAAGCGGCTCATGCCGCTGATGAAGCGGATCGCAGCTCTCAGGATGGCGGCAAGGTGATGAGCGCGACCATTACCGCGATCACCCAGATGCGCACAGAGATCAGCAACACCGCCGACGTGATTCGTCGTCTGGAGAGCGACAGCGGGCGCATCGGCAAGGTGCTGGAAGTGATTCGCGGTATCGCCGAGCAGACCAACCTGCTGGCCCTGAACGCGGCCATCGAAGCGGCGCGGGCCGGGGATGCCGGACGTGGGTTCGCGGTCGTGGCGGATGAAGTGCGCACGCTGGCCCAACGCACAGCCGCGTCGACGGCTGAAATCAACCAGATCATCAATTCGGTGCAGACCGGCGCCATCGACGCGGCGCAGGCCATCGAGAGCGGTCAGGCGCGCAGTCAGGAGAGTGTCGATCAGGTCGCCCTGGCCAGTTCGTCGCTGACTCGCATCACCACGGCGGTGGAAGCGATTCGCGACATGAACCGCCAGATCGCCACGGCCGCCGAAGAGCAGACCTCCGTGGCCGAGGACATCTCGCGCAACCTGACCGAAATCACCGCGATTGCCACCACCAACCAGAGCAACGTGCAGCGCACCCAGACGGCGAGCCAGGACCTGCATGAGTTGTCGGTGGGGTTGAACGACGTGATTTCGCGGCTCAGCGCCTAG
- a CDS encoding ABC transporter permease has product MSKNGPLALSFHALIVVFMLAPLVVVCLVAFTPENTLSLPWHGFSLRWFTAVFERADFIQSFYNSLILAVVAATLATLIAVPAALAITRYQFPGRNFLNGLFLSPIIIPHLVLGVAVLRLFALMGVNGSFVWLMFAHVVVITPYVLRLVIAAAIGVDRSAEQAAESLGASRFTLFRQITLPMILPGVAGGWLLAFINSFDEVTLSIFVTSPSTQTLPVRMYVYATESIDPMMAAVSALVIALTAITMIILDRVYGLDRVLVGRH; this is encoded by the coding sequence ATGTCCAAGAATGGTCCTCTGGCCCTGTCGTTTCACGCCCTGATCGTGGTGTTCATGCTGGCGCCGCTGGTGGTTGTGTGCCTGGTGGCGTTCACCCCGGAAAACACCCTGAGCCTGCCGTGGCACGGTTTTTCCCTGCGCTGGTTCACGGCGGTATTCGAGCGCGCCGACTTCATTCAGTCGTTCTATAACAGCCTGATTCTGGCGGTGGTCGCGGCCACCCTTGCGACCCTGATCGCCGTGCCCGCCGCGCTGGCGATCACCCGCTATCAGTTTCCGGGGCGCAACTTCCTCAACGGCCTGTTCCTGTCGCCGATCATCATTCCGCACCTGGTGCTCGGGGTGGCAGTGCTGCGCCTGTTCGCGCTGATGGGGGTCAATGGCAGCTTCGTCTGGCTGATGTTCGCCCACGTGGTGGTGATCACGCCGTACGTGCTGCGGCTGGTGATCGCGGCGGCGATTGGCGTCGATCGCAGCGCCGAGCAGGCCGCGGAATCCCTGGGCGCCAGCCGCTTCACGCTGTTTCGCCAGATCACCCTGCCGATGATCTTGCCGGGGGTGGCCGGAGGCTGGCTGCTGGCGTTCATCAACAGCTTCGACGAAGTGACGCTGTCGATCTTCGTCACCTCGCCCTCAACGCAGACCCTGCCCGTGCGCATGTACGTCTACGCCACCGAATCCATCGACCCGATGATGGCCGCCGTGTCGGCGCTGGTCATCGCGCTGACGGCCATCACCATGATCATCCTCGACCGGGTCTACGGCCTGGATCGCGTACTGGTGGGGCGCCACTGA
- a CDS encoding ABC transporter substrate-binding protein, which yields MNSVKRFALTGLSCVPLAALLASGTAQAETTLYLGMNGGTMERLYADQVLPAFEKANNVKVVIVPGTSSDILAKVQASKDNPQMHVMFLDDGIMYRAISMGLCGKLKPSATLADIPDKGKIKDEAVAVSLGVTGLAYNTKMFQENGWSAPTSWGDMADKRYKDKLVFQSLASSTFGLHGFLMFNRLQGGDETNVEPGFKAWPKTVGPNVLEYIASSAKISEMVQTGEAALFPLTPTQVTALKLKGIPVEYAPPKEGAVVLNVAECTIANNDQPELAQKLAEFLLTPEAQAPALELGDQIPSNPKTPTSDRTRGQVEAMNKYLETAVTIDWDKVNLIRPEWNARWSRTIER from the coding sequence ATGAACAGCGTCAAACGTTTCGCCCTCACCGGGCTGTCTTGCGTCCCGCTCGCCGCGTTATTGGCGTCGGGCACGGCACAGGCGGAAACCACGCTTTACCTCGGCATGAACGGCGGCACCATGGAGCGCCTGTACGCCGATCAAGTGCTGCCAGCGTTCGAGAAGGCCAACAACGTCAAAGTGGTGATCGTACCCGGGACGTCGTCCGACATTCTGGCCAAGGTGCAGGCGAGCAAGGACAACCCGCAGATGCACGTGATGTTTCTCGATGACGGCATCATGTACCGGGCGATTTCCATGGGCCTGTGCGGCAAGCTGAAGCCCAGCGCGACGCTGGCGGACATTCCGGACAAGGGCAAGATCAAGGACGAAGCGGTGGCCGTGAGCCTCGGCGTCACCGGCCTCGCGTACAACACCAAAATGTTCCAGGAGAACGGCTGGAGCGCCCCGACGTCGTGGGGCGACATGGCCGACAAACGCTACAAGGACAAGCTGGTGTTCCAGTCCCTGGCGTCCTCGACCTTCGGTCTGCATGGCTTCCTGATGTTCAACCGTTTACAGGGCGGTGACGAGACCAACGTCGAACCGGGCTTCAAGGCCTGGCCAAAAACCGTCGGCCCGAACGTGCTGGAATACATCGCCAGTTCGGCGAAGATTTCCGAGATGGTACAGACCGGCGAAGCCGCGTTGTTTCCGCTGACGCCAACCCAGGTGACAGCACTGAAACTGAAGGGCATCCCGGTCGAATACGCCCCGCCGAAAGAAGGCGCCGTGGTGTTGAACGTGGCTGAATGCACCATCGCCAACAACGACCAGCCGGAACTGGCGCAGAAGCTCGCGGAATTCCTGCTGACCCCGGAAGCCCAGGCCCCGGCGCTGGAATTGGGCGACCAGATCCCGTCCAACCCGAAAACCCCGACCAGCGACCGCACCCGTGGCCAGGTCGAAGCGATGAACAAATACCTGGAAACGGCCGTGACCATCGACTGGGACAAGGTCAACCTGATCCGGCCCGAGTGGAACGCACGCTGGAGCAGGACAATCGAGCGGTAA
- a CDS encoding ABC transporter ATP-binding protein, whose protein sequence is MAFLQLQALCKRYGPVDAVVATDLSVEKGEFVSLLGPSGCGKTTTLQMIAGFVDVTSGKILLDGRDITHAKPASRGLGVVFQSYALFPHMTVRDNVAFGLKMRKVAADDIQRRVARVLELVRLHQHAERYPRELSGGQRQRVALARALVIEPPVLLLDEPLSNLDANLREEMQFEIRRIQREVGITTLMVTHDQAEALSISDRVVVMQAGRITQIDEPYKLYEHPRTRFISGFVGKANLLRGDRDSSGVAQVHQSQSQGNGDGELTLSLRPEKIDLVTAGEGRLQGRIITRYFLGSQWLYRIETPIGELTVVRRNNGDAPMNEGTAVGLDWPSELLRVLAADEVSA, encoded by the coding sequence ATGGCATTTCTTCAACTCCAGGCACTCTGCAAACGTTACGGCCCGGTCGATGCGGTAGTCGCCACTGACCTGTCGGTGGAAAAAGGCGAATTCGTGTCCCTGCTCGGCCCGTCCGGCTGCGGCAAGACCACCACCCTGCAAATGATCGCCGGGTTCGTTGATGTCACCTCGGGCAAGATTCTGCTTGATGGACGCGACATCACCCACGCCAAACCCGCCAGTCGCGGCCTCGGCGTGGTGTTTCAGTCCTACGCGCTGTTCCCCCACATGACCGTGCGCGACAACGTGGCCTTCGGCCTGAAGATGCGCAAAGTCGCCGCTGACGACATCCAGCGCCGCGTCGCCCGCGTGCTGGAGCTGGTGCGCCTGCATCAACACGCCGAGCGCTACCCTCGCGAACTTTCCGGTGGTCAACGCCAGCGTGTGGCGCTGGCCCGAGCGCTGGTGATCGAGCCGCCGGTGCTGTTGCTCGATGAGCCGCTGTCCAACCTCGACGCCAACTTGCGCGAAGAGATGCAGTTCGAGATCCGACGCATCCAGCGCGAAGTAGGCATCACCACGCTGATGGTCACCCACGATCAGGCCGAAGCCCTGTCCATCAGTGATCGCGTGGTGGTCATGCAGGCCGGGCGCATCACGCAGATCGACGAACCGTACAAGCTCTACGAACACCCGCGCACCCGTTTCATTTCCGGGTTCGTCGGCAAGGCCAACCTGTTGCGCGGCGACCGTGATTCGAGCGGCGTGGCCCAAGTACATCAGAGCCAGAGTCAGGGCAACGGCGACGGCGAACTGACCCTGAGCCTGCGCCCGGAAAAGATTGACCTGGTGACCGCCGGTGAAGGCCGTCTGCAAGGCCGGATCATCACCCGTTATTTCCTCGGCAGTCAGTGGCTGTACCGCATCGAAACGCCGATTGGCGAGTTGACCGTCGTGCGCCGCAACAACGGCGATGCGCCGATGAACGAAGGCACAGCGGTGGGTCTGGACTGGCCGTCGGAATTGCTGCGCGTGCTGGCCGCTGACGAGGTGTCGGCATGA
- a CDS encoding class I SAM-dependent methyltransferase — protein MNPDALNTLNEHLLTALAPAPTETRRLFHGRGRRWPGLEQLTVDWMQGVVLVSLFKEPAADELVGLKRLLAELIQTPVWKDRLAHTLLLQHRYLPDSHTETLHGEMPDEWTLTEGGLRYLVDFGKKQNTGLFLDMRYGRDWVRANADGKRVLNLFAYTCGFSVAAIEGGAAFVVNLDMSRAALSRGRDNHRLNGHDLSKVSFLGHELFKSWGKVKSSGPYDLVIIDPPSFQKGSFLLTKDYQRVLRKLPELLTTDGTVLACMNDPALGADFLIEGVTREAPGLRFEQRLENPPEFADIDPDGGLKALVFRQT, from the coding sequence ATGAATCCCGACGCGCTGAACACCCTCAACGAGCACCTGCTCACCGCCCTCGCCCCTGCGCCCACGGAAACCCGTCGGCTGTTTCATGGCCGTGGCCGCCGCTGGCCGGGCCTTGAGCAACTGACGGTGGACTGGATGCAGGGCGTGGTGCTGGTGTCGCTGTTCAAGGAACCGGCGGCTGACGAGTTAGTGGGTTTGAAGCGTCTGCTGGCGGAGCTGATTCAGACGCCCGTCTGGAAAGACAGACTGGCGCATACCCTGCTCTTGCAACACCGCTATCTGCCCGACAGCCACACCGAAACCCTGCACGGCGAGATGCCGGACGAGTGGACGCTGACCGAAGGCGGCCTGCGCTACCTCGTGGATTTCGGCAAGAAGCAGAACACCGGGCTGTTTCTCGACATGCGCTACGGCCGTGATTGGGTGCGTGCGAACGCGGACGGGAAGCGAGTGCTGAACCTGTTCGCTTACACCTGCGGCTTTTCGGTCGCAGCCATCGAGGGCGGCGCGGCGTTCGTCGTCAACCTGGACATGTCACGGGCGGCGCTGAGCCGGGGGCGCGACAACCATCGCTTGAATGGCCACGACTTGAGCAAGGTCAGCTTTCTCGGCCACGAGCTGTTCAAATCCTGGGGCAAGGTGAAGAGCAGCGGGCCGTATGATCTGGTGATCATCGACCCGCCGTCGTTTCAGAAAGGCAGTTTTTTGCTGACCAAGGACTACCAGCGCGTGCTGCGCAAACTCCCCGAGCTGCTGACAACCGACGGCACCGTGCTGGCCTGCATGAACGACCCGGCGCTGGGGGCGGATTTCCTGATCGAGGGCGTGACGCGAGAAGCGCCGGGGTTGCGCTTTGAACAGCGGCTGGAGAACCCGCCAGAGTTTGCCGACATCGACCCCGATGGCGGCCTCAAAGCCCTCGTGTTCCGCCAGACCTGA
- a CDS encoding IclR family transcriptional regulator, whose translation MDSTERNESTKETGVGAVSRLFAVLRCLGECPEGGDRVTQLAQQVGLSQPTTHRLLRSLMDEGMVEQDARSKRYRLSLEFFALAAKAGQTGNLRDVVRPSLLRLSASLGDSLFLLARSGFDAVCLDRSEGPYPIRTFTGDIGGRVALGVGQGSLAILAFLPEDERDTVIRYNLPRLRDFHLYDEVMLRSEIDNVRRLGYAARNTGVLEGMAGLAVPILDREGRAVAALSVATISDRLNAERMPTVVDMLKREAAAIGQRINPFDPVLRRPSQVFGQKEA comes from the coding sequence GTGGATTCCACTGAGCGGAATGAATCGACAAAAGAAACAGGCGTTGGCGCTGTGTCTCGACTGTTTGCCGTGCTGCGCTGTCTGGGTGAATGCCCCGAAGGCGGTGATCGGGTCACGCAACTGGCGCAGCAAGTGGGCTTGTCGCAGCCGACGACTCACCGGTTGCTGCGCAGCCTGATGGACGAAGGCATGGTCGAGCAGGACGCACGCAGCAAACGCTACCGGTTGAGCCTGGAGTTCTTCGCGTTGGCGGCGAAGGCGGGACAGACCGGGAATTTGCGGGACGTGGTACGACCGAGTTTGCTGCGGCTGTCGGCGTCGCTGGGGGATTCGCTATTTTTGCTGGCGCGCAGCGGTTTTGACGCGGTGTGCCTGGACCGCAGTGAAGGGCCGTACCCGATCCGCACGTTCACCGGCGACATTGGCGGCCGCGTGGCGTTGGGCGTGGGGCAGGGCAGTCTGGCGATTCTGGCGTTCTTGCCGGAAGACGAGCGCGACACGGTGATCCGCTACAACCTGCCGCGCCTGCGAGATTTTCATCTGTACGACGAAGTGATGCTGCGCTCGGAAATCGACAACGTCCGGCGGCTGGGCTATGCCGCGCGCAACACCGGTGTACTTGAAGGCATGGCCGGCCTTGCGGTGCCGATCCTCGACCGCGAAGGCCGGGCTGTGGCGGCCCTCAGCGTCGCCACTATCAGCGACCGCCTCAACGCCGAACGCATGCCCACCGTGGTGGACATGCTCAAGCGCGAAGCGGCTGCCATCGGGCAAAGGATCAACCCGTTCGACCCGGTGTTGCGCCGGCCTTCGCAGGTGTTTGGGCAGAAGGAGGCATGA
- a CDS encoding FAD-binding oxidoreductase: MSLPVEVDALVIGGGIVGSSAALFLARAGKRVALLERDFFGSHSSGVNYGGVRRQGRPLSQLPLSQRAHGIWSDLKNLIGIDGEYLRSGHLKLARSDQDMAALVAYEQASRGFGLDLQLLDRAQLRARFPWAGDVAVGASLCADDGHANPRLVSPAFAFAARRAGAEVFEQAQVTQVSHNGQAFDVQTAEGHRFQAPWLLNCAGAWAAALAEQFGEPVPMRSGHPAMLVTEPLPMFMDVSTGVEGGGIYARQVARGNCVLGGGQGFPLDPTTARPGQAAILDILRNAVELYPPLAGAQAIRTWSGTEGYLPDREPVLGASSTQPGLLHGFGFAGSGFQIGPAAGEALAQIVCHGEPAIALDVFSIRRFQPASQPVQPATAVPKGAVNVIPLFRGRSHP, translated from the coding sequence ATGAGCCTGCCTGTCGAAGTGGATGCCTTGGTCATCGGCGGCGGCATCGTCGGTTCCTCCGCCGCGCTGTTTCTGGCCAGGGCGGGCAAACGCGTGGCTCTGCTGGAGCGGGATTTTTTCGGCTCGCATTCCAGTGGCGTCAACTACGGCGGTGTGCGACGTCAAGGCCGCCCCCTGTCGCAATTGCCATTGTCGCAGCGGGCCCACGGGATCTGGAGCGACCTGAAAAACCTCATTGGCATCGACGGCGAATACCTGCGCTCCGGCCATCTGAAACTGGCCCGCAGCGATCAGGACATGGCCGCGCTGGTGGCCTACGAACAGGCGTCTCGGGGCTTTGGTCTGGACCTGCAATTGCTCGACCGTGCGCAACTGCGCGCCCGTTTTCCGTGGGCGGGGGATGTCGCGGTGGGCGCCTCGCTGTGCGCCGACGACGGCCACGCCAATCCGCGGCTGGTCTCTCCGGCGTTCGCGTTTGCCGCCCGCCGCGCCGGGGCCGAGGTGTTCGAACAGGCGCAGGTCACCCAGGTGAGCCACAACGGCCAGGCCTTCGACGTACAGACCGCCGAAGGCCACCGGTTTCAAGCGCCGTGGCTGCTGAACTGCGCCGGGGCCTGGGCAGCGGCGCTGGCCGAACAGTTTGGCGAACCGGTGCCGATGCGCTCCGGACACCCGGCGATGCTGGTGACCGAGCCACTGCCCATGTTCATGGACGTCAGCACCGGCGTCGAAGGCGGCGGGATTTATGCCCGTCAGGTCGCACGGGGCAACTGCGTGCTGGGCGGCGGACAGGGCTTCCCCCTCGACCCGACCACCGCGCGCCCCGGCCAGGCCGCGATCCTCGACATCCTGCGCAACGCCGTCGAACTGTACCCGCCGCTGGCTGGTGCACAGGCGATCAGAACGTGGAGCGGCACCGAAGGTTATCTGCCGGACCGCGAACCGGTGCTCGGCGCAAGCTCGACCCAACCGGGCCTGTTGCACGGGTTCGGTTTTGCGGGGTCTGGTTTCCAGATCGGCCCCGCCGCCGGGGAAGCGCTGGCGCAGATCGTCTGTCACGGCGAACCGGCCATTGCTCTCGACGTTTTTTCCATCCGCCGTTTTCAACCCGCTTCACAGCCTGTACAGCCCGCCACCGCCGTGCCCAAGGGCGCGGTCAACGTTATCCCTTTGTTCAGAGGAAGATCACACCCATGA
- a CDS encoding ABC transporter permease: MSVLRDSGRGYLLSTPALVLFVGLLVVPLLLTLVLSFNVFDYTVGVKSGSWTFAQYVNLVTDSYFYEIFFRTFWISALVTLLCVVIGVPEAYILSRMGTPWRSIFLILILTPLLISVVVRAFGWSLLLGADGLVNQAIQALGGRPIKMLYTPFAVVLALVHVMLPFMIIPVWTSLQKLDRSAEQAALSLGASQTKVMRLVVLPQVMPGVLSGTLIVFGLSASSFAIPGLLGGRRLKMVATTVYDQYLSELNWPMGAAIAVALLLINLLVMLSWNRLVEGRYKKSLGE, translated from the coding sequence ATGAGTGTGCTGCGCGACAGCGGTCGCGGTTATCTGCTCTCGACCCCGGCATTGGTGCTGTTCGTCGGCCTGCTGGTGGTGCCGCTGCTGTTGACGCTGGTGCTGTCGTTCAACGTGTTCGACTACACCGTGGGCGTCAAAAGCGGCAGCTGGACCTTCGCCCAATACGTGAATCTGGTCACTGATTCGTACTTTTACGAGATCTTCTTTCGCACCTTCTGGATCAGCGCGCTGGTCACCCTGCTGTGCGTGGTGATTGGCGTGCCCGAGGCCTACATCCTTAGCCGCATGGGCACGCCGTGGCGCTCGATCTTTCTGATCCTGATCCTCACGCCGCTGCTGATTTCGGTGGTGGTGCGCGCCTTCGGCTGGAGCCTGCTGCTCGGCGCCGACGGGCTGGTGAATCAGGCGATTCAGGCCCTCGGTGGCCGGCCGATCAAAATGCTCTACACCCCGTTCGCGGTGGTGCTGGCGCTGGTCCACGTGATGCTGCCGTTCATGATCATCCCGGTGTGGACCTCGTTGCAAAAGCTCGACCGCTCCGCTGAACAGGCCGCGCTGTCGCTGGGGGCGAGTCAGACCAAGGTCATGCGTCTGGTGGTGCTGCCGCAAGTCATGCCCGGCGTGCTGTCCGGCACCTTGATCGTCTTCGGGCTGTCGGCCAGTTCGTTCGCCATCCCCGGCCTGCTCGGCGGACGCCGCCTGAAAATGGTCGCCACCACGGTCTACGACCAATACCTCTCGGAACTCAACTGGCCCATGGGCGCCGCCATTGCCGTGGCGCTGTTGCTGATCAACCTGCTGGTGATGCTGTCGTGGAACCGGCTGGTCGAAGGCCGCTATAAAAAATCCCTGGGGGAATGA
- a CDS encoding FAD/NAD(P)-binding oxidoreductase produces the protein MKQNEIVIVGAGPAGIRAAQTLVAYGLQPCLIDESLRGGGQIYRRQPENFKRSAKALYGFEASKAQAMHSTLDRLTADIDYRPETLVWNAESHTLDTLSNGVAAQVRYKHLIVATGATDRILPVPGWTLPGVYSLGAAQIALKFQGCAIGERVVFAGSGPLLYLVAYQYAKAGAKVLAVLDSAPLSAQTRALPALLGQPATLAKGMFYRGWLTARGIPVHQGVALDSIHGQQRVGSVQWRDGAHLKRLDCDAVAFAHALRSETQLADLLGCEFDWSALNRAWLPVRDASGRSSVEGVYLAGDGAGIMGADAAEMAGELAALTLLSDTGHQVDPNRSSELQRKLGGIQRFRHGLETAFPFPEQWAATAPDEMTVCRCEEVSAGDIRQTVAEGHWEINRVKAMCRVGMGRCQGRMCGLAATELVAHASGRDIASVGRLRGQAPIKPLPFGVEIEP, from the coding sequence ATGAAACAGAACGAGATTGTCATCGTGGGCGCAGGGCCTGCCGGTATCCGTGCCGCGCAAACCCTGGTGGCCTACGGGCTGCAACCCTGCCTGATCGACGAAAGCCTGCGGGGCGGCGGGCAGATTTATCGTCGTCAGCCGGAGAACTTCAAACGCTCGGCGAAGGCCTTGTATGGCTTTGAAGCGTCGAAAGCCCAGGCCATGCATTCAACGCTGGATCGCCTGACAGCCGACATCGATTACCGCCCGGAAACCCTGGTCTGGAACGCGGAATCGCACACGCTGGACACCCTGTCCAACGGCGTGGCGGCGCAGGTTCGGTACAAGCACCTGATCGTGGCGACTGGCGCCACGGACCGGATTTTGCCCGTGCCCGGCTGGACGTTGCCCGGTGTTTACAGTCTGGGCGCCGCGCAGATTGCGTTGAAGTTTCAGGGCTGTGCCATCGGCGAGCGTGTGGTCTTTGCGGGAAGCGGGCCGTTGCTGTATCTGGTGGCTTACCAGTATGCGAAGGCCGGGGCGAAGGTGCTGGCCGTGCTCGACAGCGCGCCGCTGTCGGCCCAGACCCGCGCCCTGCCCGCCTTGCTCGGTCAGCCTGCCACCCTGGCCAAAGGGATGTTTTACCGGGGCTGGCTAACGGCCCGTGGCATTCCCGTGCATCAGGGCGTCGCGCTGGACAGCATCCACGGCCAGCAACGGGTGGGCAGCGTGCAGTGGCGCGACGGTGCGCACCTCAAGCGGCTCGACTGCGACGCCGTCGCCTTCGCCCACGCCTTGCGCAGCGAAACCCAATTGGCCGACCTGCTCGGCTGCGAGTTCGACTGGAGCGCGCTCAACCGCGCCTGGCTGCCGGTTCGGGACGCCAGCGGTCGTAGCTCTGTCGAGGGTGTGTATCTCGCAGGCGACGGCGCTGGAATCATGGGTGCCGACGCGGCAGAAATGGCCGGAGAACTCGCGGCTTTGACGCTGCTGAGCGACACCGGGCATCAGGTTGATCCGAATCGCAGTAGCGAGCTGCAACGCAAACTCGGAGGCATTCAACGCTTCCGACACGGTCTGGAAACGGCGTTCCCATTCCCTGAACAATGGGCTGCCACCGCGCCAGACGAAATGACCGTCTGCCGCTGCGAGGAAGTCAGCGCGGGGGACATACGCCAGACCGTCGCCGAGGGACACTGGGAGATCAACCGGGTCAAGGCCATGTGCCGGGTCGGCATGGGACGCTGTCAGGGCCGCATGTGCGGGCTGGCGGCGACCGAACTCGTCGCGCACGCCTCAGGTCGCGACATTGCCAGCGTTGGCCGGTTGCGCGGTCAAGCGCCGATCAAGCCGTTGCCCTTCGGTGTGGAGATCGAGCCATGA
- a CDS encoding (2Fe-2S)-binding protein, whose protein sequence is MALLKRLAEHDREVLPFTLDGQPASGLAGDTLLTAVLTTSDHLRGSDFSAEPRAGFCLMGACQDCWVKLGDGRRVRACATLLEPGLNVSREPGRNL, encoded by the coding sequence ATGGCTTTGCTGAAACGACTGGCCGAACACGACCGCGAGGTTCTGCCCTTCACGCTTGACGGCCAGCCCGCCAGCGGCCTCGCAGGCGACACCCTGCTCACGGCAGTGCTGACCACCTCGGACCACCTGCGCGGCAGCGATTTCAGCGCCGAACCCCGCGCCGGTTTCTGCCTGATGGGCGCCTGCCAGGATTGCTGGGTCAAGCTGGGCGACGGGCGCCGGGTGCGGGCCTGCGCGACGCTGCTGGAGCCGGGCCTGAACGTCAGCCGCGAGCCGGGGCGCAACCTATGA
- a CDS encoding N-acetyltransferase family protein, translating to MLCPLFANNTRPHHRTACRRPLRFFERRVSMSQSLILRDARDDDMPAVQAIYAHHVLHGTASFELEPPTLEQMLQRRADIRANDLPYRVAEHEGEIVGYAYATLYRPRPAYRFTVEDSVYVREGMAGLGIGQQLLETVIQQCTDDGRRQMVAIIGNSENVASIRLHERLGFRKVGVFESVGFKHGRWLDTVIMQRELGEGASSTPHR from the coding sequence GTGTTGTGTCCGTTATTTGCGAACAATACAAGACCTCATCACCGCACGGCTTGCCGACGGCCTTTGCGTTTTTTTGAAAGAAGAGTGTCCATGTCTCAATCCCTGATCCTGCGCGACGCCCGCGACGACGACATGCCTGCCGTGCAGGCCATTTACGCCCACCACGTGCTGCATGGCACGGCCAGTTTCGAGCTGGAGCCGCCGACCCTGGAACAGATGCTCCAGCGGCGTGCCGACATCCGCGCCAACGACCTGCCGTATCGGGTCGCCGAGCACGAAGGCGAAATCGTGGGTTACGCCTATGCCACGTTGTACCGGCCACGTCCGGCGTATCGCTTCACCGTCGAAGATTCGGTATACGTGCGCGAAGGCATGGCCGGGTTGGGGATTGGCCAGCAGTTGCTGGAAACGGTGATTCAGCAGTGCACCGATGACGGTCGACGGCAGATGGTTGCGATCATCGGCAACAGTGAAAACGTGGCCTCGATCCGGCTTCATGAGCGTCTGGGGTTTCGCAAGGTCGGGGTGTTCGAATCGGTGGGCTTCAAGCACGGCCGCTGGCTCGACACCGTGATCATGCAGCGCGAGCTGGGAGAGGGTGCAAGCAGCACGCCTCACCGATAG